In Chlorocebus sabaeus isolate Y175 chromosome 11, mChlSab1.0.hap1, whole genome shotgun sequence, one DNA window encodes the following:
- the LOC103238799 gene encoding LOW QUALITY PROTEIN: calponin-2 (The sequence of the model RefSeq protein was modified relative to this genomic sequence to represent the inferred CDS: deleted 1 base in 1 codon), with product MSSRQFNKGPSYGLSAEVKNRLLSKYDPQKEAELRTWIQGLTGLSIGPDFQKGLKDGTILCTLMNKLQPGSVPKINHSMQNWHQLENLSNFIKAMVSYGMNPVDLFEANDLFESGNMTQVQVSLLALTGKAKTKGLQSGVDIGVKYSEKQERNFDDATMKAGQFVIGLQMGTNKCASQSGMTAYGTRRHLYDPKNHILAPMDHSTISLQMGTNKCASQVGMTAPGTRRHIYDTKLGTDKCDNSSMSLQMGYTQGANQSGQVFGLGRQIYDPKYCPQGTVADGAPSGAGDCPDPGEVPEYPPYYQEEAGY from the exons ATGAGCTCCAGGCAGTTCAACAAGGGCCCCTCGTACGGGCTGTCGGCCGAGGTCAAGAACCGGCTCCTGTCCAAATATGACCCCCAGAAGGAGGCAGAGCTCCGCACCTGGATCCAGGGACTCACCGGCCTCTCCATCGGCCCCGACTTCCAGAAAGGCCTGAAGGACGGAACTATCTTATGCACACTCATGAACAAGCTACAGCCGGGCTCCGTCCCCAAGATCAACCACTCCATGCAGAACTGGCACCAGCTAGAAAACCTGTCCAACTTCATCAAGGCCATGGTCAGCTACGGCATGAACCCCGTGGACCTGTTCGAGGCCAACGACCTGTTTGAGAGTGGGAACATGACACAGGTGCAGGTGTCTCTTCTCGCCCTGACGGGGAAGGCCAAGACTAAGGGGCTGCAGAGCGGGGTGGACATCGGCGTCAAGTACTCGGAGAAGCAGGAGCGGAATTTCGATGACGCCACCATGAAGGCCGGCCAGTTTGTCATCGGGCTGCAGATGGGCACCAACAAATGCGCCAGCCAGTCGGGCATGACCGCGTACGGCACGAGGAGGCATCTCTATGACCCCAAGAACCATATCCTGGCCCCCATGGACCACTCGACCATCAGCCTCCAGATGGGCACAAACAAGTGTGCGAGCCAGGTGGGCATGACGGCTCCCGGGACGCGGCGGCACATCTATGACACCAAGCTGGGAACCGACAAGTGTGACAActcctccatgtccctgcagatgGGCTACACGCAGGGTGCCAACCAGAGCGGCCAGGTCTTCGGCCTGGGCCGACAGATATATGACCCCAAGTATTGCCCACAAGGCACAGTGGCCGATGGGGCTCCCTCAGGCGCCGGCGACTGCCCGGACCCG GGGGAGGTCCCAGAATATCCCCCTTACTACCAGGAGGAGGCCGGCTACTGA